From Flavobacterium alkalisoli, the proteins below share one genomic window:
- a CDS encoding YebC/PmpR family DNA-binding transcriptional regulator translates to MGRAFEFRKARKMKRWSAMAKTFTRIGKDIVIAVKEGGPNPETNARLRAVIQNAKAANMPKDNVERAIKKASDKDTANFKEVLFEGYAPHGIAILIETATDNNNRTVANIRSYFNKCNGTMGTQGSVEFMFDHTCNFRIPAEGQDVEELELEMIDFGVEEIFADEDGIMMYAPFESFGAIQKELESRGLEILSSGFDRIPQVTKELTEEQQADVEKLLEKIEEDDDVMNVYHTMQE, encoded by the coding sequence ATGGGAAGAGCGTTTGAATTTAGAAAAGCCAGAAAAATGAAACGTTGGTCGGCAATGGCCAAAACGTTTACAAGAATTGGAAAAGATATAGTAATTGCCGTTAAGGAAGGTGGCCCTAACCCGGAAACCAATGCACGTTTAAGAGCAGTTATACAAAATGCCAAAGCGGCAAACATGCCTAAAGACAATGTTGAAAGGGCAATTAAAAAAGCAAGTGATAAAGATACCGCTAACTTTAAAGAGGTATTATTTGAAGGCTATGCACCACATGGTATCGCTATCCTTATAGAAACAGCTACCGATAACAATAACCGTACAGTAGCTAACATACGCAGTTACTTTAATAAATGTAACGGTACTATGGGTACTCAGGGTTCGGTTGAGTTTATGTTCGACCACACCTGTAACTTCCGTATTCCGGCAGAAGGTCAGGATGTAGAAGAGCTTGAGCTTGAGATGATCGACTTTGGCGTTGAGGAAATTTTTGCCGATGAAGACGGTATCATGATGTATGCTCCTTTTGAAAGTTTTGGCGCTATACAAAAAGAACTTGAAAGCCGTGGCCTTGAAATCCTTTCATCTGGGTTTGACAGGATTCCTCAGGTAACAAAAGAACTTACCGAAGAACAACAGGCAGACGTTGAAAAGCTTCTTGAAAAAATTGAGGAAGACGACGACGTAATGAACGTGTATCATACAATGCAGGAATAA
- a CDS encoding HNH endonuclease signature motif containing protein — protein MKLLILFISLSLSCFAQADTFTVDCTTYYINRCYSHGGNMVKRSYQNKKEFLKLHNLTHTPKGYEIDHIIPLSQGGTDCPDNMQLLTIAEHRKKTACEAKSKSTKTN, from the coding sequence ATGAAACTCCTAATCCTTTTTATATCGCTTTCTCTTTCATGCTTCGCTCAAGCTGATACTTTCACAGTTGACTGTACCACTTATTACATTAACCGTTGTTATTCTCATGGCGGAAATATGGTAAAAAGAAGCTATCAGAATAAAAAGGAATTTCTTAAATTACACAATCTAACCCACACCCCAAAAGGGTATGAGATAGACCATATAATCCCCTTATCGCAAGGTGGCACAGACTGTCCTGATAATATGCAATTATTGACTATAGCCGAGCATAGAAAAAAGACAGCCTGTGAAGCTAAAAGTAAATCAACTAAAACCAATTAA
- a CDS encoding S41 family peptidase, giving the protein MKNIYAIACFLPLLVGAQNHEQACGVFYNINELLKSEHFKPKPTDDSLSAYVFNRVMRDLDDNRILFLKEDRDLLAKHEYNIDEYITEGNCAFFTDFVVTYKKALERNIDIINEINHEDLDLNSTDSIYYSKNYFPYRTEKEQLKKLIRKKITYDVLEDIAKLSKDKDSLKAQIRSLQVAAKAKIIDAYLCRAEGLLNPEEGLDKVIYHKFYAAFCSYFDPHTNYFNYNDKAAFLSTVSDENYSLGIYVSQNENEEIIVQEVVPGGPAYKTQKIDKGDQILKLASENREYAVTCASIETITNIVFSDAYKTVQLTLRKNDGTVYSVDLEKKVMRTEDNAVYSFVIGDTLPMGYIKIPSFYTAIDDKNYHGSADDVAKEVLKLRGENINGLIIDLQFNGGGSMDEVTKLAGMFIDFGPVCIVTDKNKTSKVIKDYMRGTIYDGPLVILVNGFSASASEFFTGVMQDYGRAIIAGNTTMGKATMQTIYQLQEKDPTDFVKVTIDKFYRITGKSSQYIGIEPDIELPSYLDEFLPREKTEANALPNDSIKFRVRFHKENRRFFKQAVTLSEERVINDTDFNDILSVNQKINKLYKDDKDPVALNFDGVFNDVHTMDSIWKSISVFEDKVQNPHVATPRDTYQRIMYDDFLSNTNEHRVKLVKNNLYIKEAVNILTDLYNLENR; this is encoded by the coding sequence ATGAAAAACATATACGCAATAGCCTGTTTTCTTCCATTACTGGTGGGAGCACAAAACCATGAGCAGGCCTGCGGTGTGTTTTACAATATAAACGAGCTTTTAAAAAGCGAACACTTTAAACCTAAGCCGACAGACGATAGCCTGTCGGCTTATGTGTTTAATAGGGTAATGCGTGACCTGGATGATAACCGTATCCTGTTCCTTAAGGAGGACAGGGATTTGCTTGCCAAACACGAGTACAACATTGACGAGTATATTACTGAGGGGAACTGTGCCTTTTTTACCGATTTTGTAGTTACCTATAAAAAAGCACTGGAACGGAACATAGATATTATAAACGAAATAAATCATGAGGATTTAGACCTGAATAGTACCGATTCTATCTATTACTCCAAAAATTATTTTCCGTACCGTACCGAAAAGGAACAGCTTAAAAAGCTTATCCGAAAGAAAATCACTTATGATGTACTGGAAGATATTGCCAAACTCAGTAAGGATAAAGATTCCCTTAAAGCACAAATACGCAGCCTGCAGGTTGCCGCAAAGGCTAAAATTATTGATGCCTACCTGTGTCGTGCCGAAGGGCTGCTAAATCCGGAAGAAGGGCTTGATAAGGTTATATACCATAAGTTTTATGCTGCTTTTTGCAGTTACTTCGATCCGCATACCAATTACTTTAATTACAACGACAAGGCGGCTTTCCTATCTACTGTGTCAGATGAAAATTATTCGCTGGGCATTTATGTCAGCCAAAACGAGAATGAGGAAATAATAGTACAGGAAGTTGTTCCCGGCGGTCCGGCGTATAAAACCCAGAAAATAGATAAGGGCGACCAGATACTTAAACTGGCTTCCGAAAATAGGGAATATGCCGTTACCTGTGCCTCAATAGAAACAATTACCAACATTGTATTTAGCGATGCCTACAAAACCGTACAACTTACCCTGCGCAAAAACGACGGAACAGTTTACAGCGTAGATCTTGAAAAAAAAGTAATGCGTACTGAAGATAATGCCGTATACAGCTTTGTTATAGGTGATACCCTGCCTATGGGTTATATAAAGATACCTAGTTTTTATACCGCTATAGACGATAAAAACTATCACGGTAGTGCCGATGATGTGGCAAAAGAGGTTTTAAAGCTTAGGGGAGAAAACATAAACGGACTTATAATAGACCTTCAGTTTAACGGTGGCGGCTCTATGGATGAGGTTACCAAACTGGCAGGTATGTTTATAGACTTTGGACCCGTTTGCATAGTAACCGATAAGAATAAGACCAGCAAGGTTATTAAAGACTACATGCGCGGCACCATATATGACGGACCTCTTGTAATACTCGTAAACGGGTTTTCGGCCTCGGCAAGCGAATTCTTTACAGGTGTAATGCAGGATTACGGGCGCGCCATTATAGCAGGCAATACCACTATGGGTAAAGCCACCATGCAAACCATTTACCAACTTCAGGAAAAAGACCCTACCGATTTTGTAAAAGTAACCATAGACAAGTTTTACCGTATTACTGGTAAAAGCAGTCAGTATATAGGTATTGAGCCTGATATAGAACTCCCCTCCTATCTGGATGAATTTTTGCCGCGTGAAAAAACTGAAGCCAACGCACTACCCAACGACAGTATAAAATTCAGGGTTAGATTCCATAAAGAGAACAGGCGCTTTTTTAAACAGGCAGTAACACTAAGTGAAGAAAGGGTAATAAACGATACAGATTTTAATGATATTCTCTCAGTAAACCAAAAGATAAACAAACTGTACAAGGACGATAAAGATCCCGTTGCCCTTAATTTTGACGGAGTGTTTAACGATGTACACACTATGGACAGCATTTGGAAAAGCATAAGTGTTTTTGAAGATAAAGTTCAAAACCCTCATGTGGCAACACCACGCGATACCTATCAGCGCATTATGTATGACGATTTTTTAAGCAATACAAACGAACACCGGGTTAAGCTCGTAAAAAACAATTTATACATTAAAGAGGCTGTAAACATACTTACCGACCTTTATAATTTAGAAAACAGGTAA
- a CDS encoding NAD(P)H-hydrate dehydratase — translation MKIFDVAANREADRVTVEKQGITYYELMERAGNEVFLWLKRNFPDKETLFHVICGQGNNGGDGLVVARLLYESKYRVVLDILEDAGKPTPDFTANLKRINKEGIKYNNKQIDTYGDGKLVVVDAIFGIGLSREPQGMVKEMIEKINHSNAYVVSIDVPSGVFMDRKTEFAVKSDAVLTFQQPKLSFYLADNYKYIKHVEILDIGLDKDFIHSVETNFYLTDHLAAHKRYRPVDVFTHKGKQGHALLIGGSYGKIGAVCLSAKAALISGCGLVTAYLPKCGYTIIQSVFPEAMAITDGEEHITHINFDFEPKAIGIGPGLGQHPETQKAFHDFLNRYKHQLVIDADGLNILSYNKEWLGLLPEDAILTPHPKELERLMGSWSDGFDKIEKMIAFSKKHNVVLVAKDARTQVVYKDYVYINASGNAALATGGSGDVLTGIITGMLAQGYDAVDAAVFGVYLHGLTADIAVPETGMQAFTASMILDYIGKAYHKIEADHP, via the coding sequence ATGAAAATTTTTGACGTTGCAGCAAACAGGGAAGCCGACAGGGTTACTGTAGAAAAGCAGGGAATTACCTACTACGAACTTATGGAAAGGGCAGGTAACGAAGTATTCCTTTGGCTAAAGCGCAACTTTCCTGATAAGGAGACACTGTTTCATGTTATATGCGGGCAGGGTAATAACGGTGGTGACGGACTTGTAGTGGCGCGACTGCTGTATGAATCTAAATACAGGGTGGTACTTGATATACTGGAAGATGCCGGAAAACCCACTCCCGATTTTACCGCTAACCTAAAACGTATTAATAAGGAAGGTATAAAATACAACAATAAGCAAATAGATACTTATGGCGATGGTAAACTGGTAGTTGTAGATGCTATTTTTGGTATTGGCCTTAGCCGTGAGCCCCAAGGTATGGTGAAGGAGATGATAGAAAAGATAAACCACAGTAATGCCTACGTGGTTTCTATAGATGTGCCATCGGGCGTATTTATGGACAGAAAAACCGAATTTGCCGTAAAAAGCGACGCTGTACTTACTTTTCAGCAGCCCAAGCTGTCATTTTATCTGGCAGATAATTATAAATACATTAAGCATGTTGAAATACTGGATATAGGTCTGGATAAAGATTTTATACACAGTGTGGAAACCAACTTTTACCTAACCGATCATCTGGCAGCACACAAACGCTATCGTCCTGTAGATGTATTTACACATAAGGGTAAGCAGGGGCATGCATTATTGATAGGTGGGAGTTATGGAAAGATAGGGGCGGTATGCCTTTCTGCCAAGGCAGCATTAATCTCGGGGTGCGGACTGGTAACAGCTTACCTGCCTAAATGCGGGTATACCATAATACAGTCGGTTTTTCCCGAAGCGATGGCTATTACCGACGGAGAGGAGCATATTACCCATATCAATTTTGACTTTGAACCCAAAGCTATAGGTATTGGCCCCGGCTTAGGGCAGCATCCCGAAACCCAAAAGGCTTTTCATGATTTTTTAAATAGATACAAACACCAGTTAGTTATAGATGCCGACGGATTAAATATACTTTCCTATAATAAGGAGTGGTTAGGGCTATTGCCAGAAGATGCAATACTTACCCCGCACCCTAAAGAACTGGAAAGGCTTATGGGAAGCTGGAGCGACGGTTTTGATAAGATTGAAAAGATGATAGCCTTTAGTAAAAAGCACAATGTGGTGCTGGTAGCTAAGGATGCCCGTACTCAGGTTGTGTATAAAGATTATGTATATATAAATGCCTCTGGTAATGCGGCACTGGCAACAGGCGGAAGCGGCGATGTGCTTACGGGTATCATTACCGGAATGCTGGCTCAGGGATATGATGCAGTAGATGCAGCAGTGTTTGGTGTATACCTTCACGGACTCACTGCCGATATTGCCGTTCCCGAAACAGGAATGCAGGCTTTTACAGCTTCGATGATACTGGATTATATAGGAAAAGCCTATCATAAAATCGAAGCAGATCATCCTTAA
- a CDS encoding carboxypeptidase-like regulatory domain-containing protein, whose amino-acid sequence MNGKLLLFLTALFSISAFGQTKTILDKESKEPVPYVNISVSDEKIEFNADENGGFRLPKSDPSKTVRFSAVGYDAASLKASEMQDTIYLESKPIALNEVVIGSRKKENSLTIKTKKAKKTWSGSGGGMNGSLLHARYIPFNPEYNTTPYLDKVRLKVDAQKKYTFNIRLCSVKPDGSPGDYLYGENILVTVDKKQKYAEVDFSKIPIKIPEEGLFIVVEYLTIKENRLSLTGDNDSYPAHMYGYGPPILCEATETMEGWSYKNGTWMPNPKTANGYAKMFMEITLTD is encoded by the coding sequence ATGAACGGTAAACTTTTACTTTTTCTCACAGCACTATTCTCGATAAGTGCTTTTGGACAAACGAAAACTATATTAGATAAAGAATCCAAAGAACCTGTGCCCTATGTAAACATATCGGTATCTGATGAAAAAATAGAGTTTAACGCCGATGAAAACGGAGGGTTTAGATTACCTAAAAGTGATCCGTCTAAAACAGTTCGCTTTAGTGCTGTAGGTTATGATGCAGCCTCATTAAAAGCATCTGAAATGCAGGATACTATTTATCTTGAATCAAAGCCTATAGCACTTAATGAAGTAGTAATTGGATCAAGAAAAAAAGAAAACTCATTAACTATAAAAACTAAAAAAGCTAAAAAGACATGGAGTGGCTCCGGCGGCGGAATGAATGGCTCACTACTTCACGCACGATATATACCGTTCAACCCGGAATATAATACTACCCCTTATCTTGATAAAGTAAGATTAAAAGTTGATGCCCAAAAGAAATATACTTTCAATATAAGGCTATGTTCTGTAAAACCTGACGGAAGTCCCGGCGATTATCTTTATGGAGAAAATATTTTAGTAACCGTTGACAAAAAGCAGAAATATGCTGAAGTTGATTTCTCTAAAATTCCAATTAAAATTCCGGAAGAGGGCTTATTTATTGTAGTTGAATACCTTACAATAAAAGAGAATAGGCTTTCTCTAACAGGTGACAACGATTCATATCCTGCACATATGTATGGCTACGGCCCTCCTATTCTTTGTGAAGCAACAGAAACCATGGAAGGATGGTCTTATAAAAACGGTACCTGGATGCCAAATCCTAAAACAGCAAACGGTTATGCCAAAATGTTCATGGAAATAACACTTACCGATTAA
- the gcvT gene encoding glycine cleavage system aminomethyltransferase GcvT has product MKNTALTHIHEGLGAKMVPFAGYNMPVQYEGVNAEHETVRNGVGVFDVSHMGEFFITGPKALDLIQKVTTNDASTLTVGRAQYSCLPNENGGIVDDLIVYKMGEEKYLLVVNASNIEKDWNWISSKNDMGATMVNASDEYSLLAIQGPKAAEAMQSLTSVNLSEIKYYHFEVADFAGVSDVIVSATGYTGSGGFEIYVKNSDIEQVWNRVFEAGAAYGIKPIGLAARDTLRLEMGFCLYGNDINDTTSPIEAGLGWITKFTKDFTNSEAIKKQKEEGVSRKLVGFELTERGIPRHDYEIVDKDGNVIGIVTSGTMAPSLGKGIGLGYVPTAYAAPDSEIYIRIRKNDIAAKVVKLPFYKK; this is encoded by the coding sequence ATGAAAAATACTGCGCTAACGCACATACACGAAGGCCTTGGGGCTAAAATGGTACCATTTGCAGGTTACAATATGCCTGTACAATATGAAGGGGTAAATGCAGAACACGAAACCGTAAGAAACGGTGTTGGTGTTTTTGATGTATCTCACATGGGTGAATTCTTTATTACCGGGCCAAAAGCACTTGACCTAATTCAAAAAGTTACAACAAACGATGCCTCTACCCTAACTGTAGGACGTGCTCAGTACTCATGCCTTCCTAACGAGAACGGTGGTATTGTAGACGACCTTATTGTATACAAAATGGGTGAGGAAAAATATCTTTTAGTGGTAAACGCATCAAACATTGAGAAAGACTGGAACTGGATTTCTTCTAAAAACGATATGGGTGCTACTATGGTTAATGCTTCTGATGAGTATTCATTACTTGCTATCCAGGGGCCTAAAGCTGCCGAAGCGATGCAGTCTTTAACTTCTGTAAACCTTTCTGAAATAAAATATTATCACTTCGAAGTAGCCGATTTTGCTGGTGTTAGCGATGTAATTGTTTCTGCAACAGGATATACAGGTAGCGGAGGATTTGAAATTTACGTAAAAAATTCCGATATTGAACAAGTTTGGAACAGGGTGTTTGAGGCAGGAGCTGCTTATGGCATTAAGCCAATTGGTCTTGCTGCTCGCGACACTTTAAGGCTTGAAATGGGCTTTTGCCTATACGGTAACGATATTAACGATACCACTTCGCCAATTGAGGCAGGCCTTGGATGGATCACTAAGTTCACTAAAGATTTCACTAACAGCGAAGCTATCAAAAAGCAAAAAGAAGAAGGTGTTAGCAGAAAACTTGTTGGTTTTGAGTTAACCGAAAGAGGTATACCAAGACACGACTATGAAATTGTAGACAAAGACGGTAATGTAATAGGTATAGTTACATCGGGTACTATGGCGCCTTCATTAGGTAAAGGTATCGGGTTAGGCTATGTGCCAACTGCCTATGCTGCTCCGGACAGCGAGATATACATCAGGATAAGGAAGAACGACATTGCTGCTAAAGTAGTGAAGCTTCCTTTCTACAAAAAGTAG
- the hutH gene encoding histidine ammonia-lyase, whose protein sequence is METIHYISSDLLSIEVVNEIITQGKKLELSEEARANIEKCRTYLDEKMKSHSDPIYGINTGFGSLYNVKISNENLSQLQENLVKSHACGTGEEVPGEIVKIMLLLKIQSLSYGHSGVQLETVERLVDFYNNDILPVVYNQGSLGASGDLAPLAHLSLPLLGEGEVYMDGFRQPAQKVLDKMGWKPIVLKSKEGLALLNGTQFMSSYGIYVLLKSVKYSYLADVIGAISLEGFDGRIEPFNELIHMIRPHKGQIVTARRYNELLEDSEIIAQAKKHVQDPYSFRCIPQVHGATKDTIDYVKKVFRTEINSVTDNPNIFIESDQIISGGNFHGQPLALTLDFLGIALAELGSISERRTYQLISGLRGLPPFLVSNPGLNSGFMIPQYTAASIVSQNKQLCTPASADSIVSSNGQEDHVSMGANAATKALRIIENLERILAIELMNASQAIAFRRPLKSSEFIEMFLKSYREEVPLVENDRILHYDIENTIAFLNNLQIDETVFE, encoded by the coding sequence ATGGAAACAATACATTATATAAGCAGTGACCTGCTTTCTATTGAAGTCGTAAATGAAATTATAACTCAGGGTAAAAAACTGGAACTTAGCGAAGAAGCCAGGGCTAATATAGAAAAATGCCGTACTTACCTTGATGAGAAAATGAAATCGCACAGCGACCCAATTTATGGTATTAATACCGGCTTCGGTTCGCTTTATAATGTAAAGATCTCTAACGAAAACTTATCGCAGTTACAGGAAAACCTTGTAAAATCGCATGCCTGCGGAACAGGGGAGGAAGTGCCTGGTGAGATTGTAAAAATTATGCTTCTTTTAAAAATACAGTCTTTAAGCTACGGACACTCTGGTGTGCAGCTTGAAACAGTAGAAAGGTTGGTAGATTTTTATAATAACGATATTTTACCTGTAGTTTACAATCAGGGTTCGTTAGGTGCTTCGGGCGACTTGGCTCCGTTAGCACATTTATCCCTGCCGCTTCTTGGAGAAGGAGAGGTTTATATGGATGGTTTCCGTCAGCCGGCACAAAAAGTGCTTGACAAAATGGGGTGGAAGCCTATCGTTTTAAAATCTAAAGAAGGATTGGCATTACTAAACGGTACTCAGTTTATGAGTTCGTATGGTATATATGTATTACTTAAGTCAGTTAAATATTCTTATTTAGCCGACGTAATTGGGGCTATATCTTTAGAAGGTTTTGACGGAAGGATAGAACCTTTTAATGAGCTTATTCACATGATACGCCCTCATAAGGGGCAAATCGTTACTGCTAGGCGTTACAATGAACTTCTTGAGGATAGTGAGATTATAGCACAGGCTAAAAAGCACGTACAGGATCCGTATTCTTTCCGTTGTATCCCACAGGTACATGGTGCTACTAAGGATACCATAGACTATGTAAAGAAAGTTTTCAGAACCGAAATCAACTCGGTTACCGATAACCCTAATATATTTATTGAAAGCGATCAGATCATTTCGGGAGGTAACTTCCACGGGCAGCCGTTGGCACTAACGCTTGACTTTTTAGGTATAGCGCTTGCCGAACTGGGAAGTATTTCTGAAAGAAGGACGTATCAACTTATCTCCGGCCTTCGCGGATTACCTCCGTTCCTAGTATCTAACCCCGGGCTTAATTCAGGTTTTATGATTCCGCAGTATACTGCTGCAAGTATCGTGAGCCAGAACAAACAGCTTTGTACTCCTGCAAGTGCCGATAGTATAGTATCGAGCAACGGACAGGAAGACCACGTGAGTATGGGAGCTAATGCAGCTACAAAAGCATTAAGGATTATTGAGAACCTGGAGCGCATACTTGCCATAGAGCTTATGAACGCTTCTCAGGCTATAGCGTTTAGAAGGCCGCTTAAATCGAGTGAGTTTATAGAAATGTTCCTAAAATCTTACAGGGAAGAAGTTCCTCTTGTGGAGAACGACAGGATACTGCACTACGATATCGAGAACACGATAGCTTTCTTAAACAACCTGCAAATAGACGAAACAGTATTTGAATAA
- a CDS encoding Panacea domain-containing protein — protein MPYSPTSVANYFIDKYGKNGQLTPMKLLKLTYIAYGWFLAVTENKEKLLSEKPVAWDMGPVFPSLYSDLKRNYTDFNIKTKIPTPVKEHVSERDAKFLDRIWNIYGRYDGVYLSALTHQENTPWQEVYCKGCNSILDDDTIYNHYKEKLDKSKDNK, from the coding sequence ATGCCATATTCACCAACATCTGTAGCAAATTATTTCATCGATAAGTACGGCAAAAATGGTCAACTTACTCCGATGAAATTACTAAAGTTGACTTATATAGCATATGGATGGTTTTTAGCGGTAACTGAAAATAAAGAGAAGTTACTCAGTGAAAAACCTGTAGCTTGGGACATGGGGCCAGTTTTTCCCTCTCTTTATTCAGACCTAAAAAGGAATTATACAGATTTCAATATTAAAACTAAAATCCCTACTCCAGTTAAAGAGCATGTTTCTGAAAGGGATGCTAAGTTTTTAGATAGGATATGGAATATATATGGTAGGTATGATGGCGTCTATTTGAGTGCATTAACCCATCAAGAAAATACTCCTTGGCAAGAGGTTTATTGTAAAGGGTGTAATTCTATTTTAGATGATGATACAATTTATAACCACTATAAAGAAAAATTAGATAAATCGAAAGATAATAAATAG